The window GCTTGGTCTTGGCATATTCAAAACCTGTTAGTGTTATATACATAGATAGCAATGGTGTTGTACACATCAATGCTACTATTTATCTAACAACAGGTTTAAACATTATTTATTTACCAGCGCCTCCAGTTATTGAAACAGTTTCTATTTCCCTAAATGGCCAAGAACTACCTTTTCTATATAATAGCAGTGCTAATGCATTATATGTAGTGGCTTTCACTAGTGGAAATTGCACTATTAACTATGTGGCAAATGTTAGTATTGAAAACAATGTTTTTACACTTCATCTCTCAAATGGGTATATGTATAGGTTATTACTTGATCCAAACATAATTTTGTTAAATGTTCCAAGAAACATATCTAGATATGGATACATAAACAGGTCTATACTATACATAGAGTTTTCTGATAAGCAAGTTATAAGCTACATTGTAAAGCCACCAGCAACTGTATCAACTCCAATTACAACACAAAAAACTGAGATGCCACAACAATTTTTATCTTCAGCATTCTTGTTCATAGTTATAGCCTTGGCTATTGTAATTGCCTTGTCACTCTACATTTATTTTATAAGATTTAGAGGTGGGAAAGGAAAGGAATTGGAATTATTAAATGAAGTTGACTTAGCAATATTGAGAGCTCTTGAAAAGAGAGGTGGATCTGCTCTTCAATCAGAGTTGCAAAAAGATGTTGCTATTCCAAGAACAACCCTGTGGAGACATGTAAGGAAGCTTGAAAAACTTGGCTATGTTAGAATTGAAAAGGTTGGTTTACAAAATAGAGTTGTTTTGGTTAAGAAACTTCGCTAGACTTTTTAATTCTCTTTCCATCTCCAATTACATAGAAATATCCATCATCTCTTTTCTCAAGCTTATATATAGGAACCTCGTGCTTCACTCTTTCCAAAACTCTTGACAAGGTATTCAAAGCATCTTTTCTATTTTTAGAGGCAACGAGTATGTACAAAGTTTTTTCACCTGGTTTTGCCAAGCCAACTCTATGCATAATTTCAATAGCCTTGACATCTTCCACCATGCTTTCTTCCAATGCTATTTTTTCTAAGGCTTTTGTAGCATATGGTTCATAGGCATCGTAAACAAGCTCCTTAACTTTGTGACCTTCAACAACATCCTTAACAACTCCTATAAAGATTGCTATAGCGCCTACACCCTCTCCACCAAGCCTCTTCAGAACACTCTCAATCCTAGTATTAAAATCTATTTCACTATCATCTTTAAACAATTTAGCATAAACATGCTTAGATCCGCCAGAAGCAGGTGGCAATAATGCTATGTCATCTCTCTCACTAACTCTGGTGGAATCTGTAGCAACAATGCCATTAACCATGAAAATTGGTTCAATACTATTCATCAATTCCCTAAATTTATAACTCATATTTGATAAAATTTCCTTGAGTTTTGCAATAGTGATTTCGTTTCCATCATCTACTTGAATTTCTATCTCCTTTGCATTAAATGCTTCTCTAAATATTGAAAACAATTTAACCTTTAGCTTCATCAGCCGAAACCTCCTCTAATCATCTACTCATTCCACCCTACGAGTTCATCACTAGAATTCTTTTAAGAATAAAACTTAATAACTTTATATGTGTTATATTAATGTGGAAGAGGTGTTTTCGAAAAGCATTGTTTGCTAATATTAATTATCTTGGTGCATCTCATGAGAATCTTTAAACAGGTTATTCAAGTTATTAAGGTTCTGGAAGCGTTTTCAACACTTCTTATTCTTATTGTAGTAAGCATGGTGATATTTGTTTTTAGAAAAGCCTTTATTCGCTTCTTTCTCACTACAAACTTTCTATTAGCATCGTTTTTAATTTCCTTTGTAGCATCTGTATCTATAGTTCCAATACCATACACATATATATTGTTTCTAATAGCATCAGTATATAAAATGAGCTTGAGCTACATTGTTTTGCTTTCACTAGTAAGTGGATTGGGTTCTGCACTTGGAGAGGCAATTGCATGGGTTATTGGAAAAGCTAGTAGAGCAGCACTAAAGGATACAGGGTATTTCAATAGATTGGAAAGCCTTTTGAAACTAGTTGATATATGGGGATACAAAGCTGTTGCTTTATTGGTATTCATATTTGCATTTACACATTTACCTGATAAGGTTCTGTATATACCACTTGGCATGATGGGGTATAGCATATGGAAAGTTATGCCAGTAACCTTCATTGGAAAATTTCTAATGATAATATCGATTTTGCTTGTTGGAAATGTTTGGGGAGCTCTTGGAGAATTCTTCATAGGAAATGAGGCAACAATGTTTGTGCTCTCAACTATTTTATTGGTTGCTACAATGGCTGCTACATTATTTGTTAAATGGGATAATATACTTTTAAACTATTTACAAAGAAGAATTGTGAAAATTGAAAAATAGTTACAACTTCGTAATTCTTGCTTATAGTAACTTTATTAAAAAGTTTTATTTCTGAACCTTTTAATAACTATATGGTGAAATTATGAACAAAATAATTGTGCTGGCATTTGATTTAGGTGCTTCAAGCTGTAGAGCAATGATTGGTGTTGTAGATGAGAAGGAGAAGACAGTAAGTGTTGAGGAGCTTTATAGATGGCCTAATTTCATGATTAGAGTTGGTGATAGTCTTTACTGGGATGTTTTAAGAATATGGCATGAAATGAAGAATGCTATTAAAATGGCCTATAGAAAATTTGGTAAAGACCTTGTCTCCATAGGTGTTGATACATGGGGTATAGACTTTGCCTTGTTAGATGAAAGAGGAATGCTTATTGAAAATCCTCACACATATAGAGATCCTAGAACAGAGGGTATGATGGAAGAAGTTTTTAAGAGAGTTCCAAAAGAGAGAATCTATGAGAGAACAGGTATACAATTCATTAGAATCAATACACTCTATCAAATATTCTCAATGGTTTTTCACAACGATCCAAAGCTGAAAATAGCGAAAACATTTCTTATGATACCAGACCTCTTTAACTATTGGCTAACAGGAGAAAAGTTTGCAGAGTATACAGAGGCTACAACAACACAGTTTCTTGACCCAGGGGCAAAGAAGTGGACATTCGATATTTTAGAGGCTTTGGGTGTTCCAACACATATATTTCCAGAGGTTATAGAGCCTGGAACAAGAATTGGGAAAATCGATCCAAGGCTTGCTTCTGAACTTGATATTCCAAAGGATATAGATGTTGTTGCACCTGCAACCCATGACACAGCTTCTGCTATTGCTGCAGGTCCTATGGTTGCTGAAGATGTGGGCTATGTTAGCTCAGGTACATGGTCTCTTGTTGGTGTTGAGCTTCCCCATCCACTTATAAATAAAAAGGCTATGGAATACAACTACACTAATGAAGGTGGGGCATTTAACACAATAACATTTCTAAGAAATATTCAGGGAATGTGGATTGTTGAGGAAATTAGAAGGGTTTTGGCTGATAAGGGACAGCAGCTATCGTATGATGAAATATTGAAAATGGCTCAAGAAGCCAAACCATTTACGGCATTCATAGATCCAGATTATGAAGGTTTTATAGCTCCTGAGAATATGGTAGAAGCAATAAATGCTTATTTAGAGAAGACAGGACAGAGAAAGCCACAGAGTCTTGGAGAGCTTTTCAGAATTGTTTTTGAGAGTCTAGCATTTAAGTACAGACTTGTGTTTGAACAAGCAGAGGATTTGCTTGGTAGAAAGCTTAGAGGTATTAACATATTTGGTGGTGGATCTAGAAACTGGTTCCTAAATCAGTTAACAGCTGACTTTACAAACAAAACTGTTTATGCAGGACCTGAAGAGGCCACATCAATAGGCAATGTTTTGCTGCAGGTTGCTGGGCTAGGTATTATAAAGTCTTTGAAGGAGCTTAGAGAATACATTAAAAACTCTTACAAGATCAGAGTCTTTGAGCCTAGGTATAGCGGCGAGTATGAAGAAGCATACGAAAAGTTTCTTGGAGTTATTGGCTATAGAAGGTGATTAGAGTATGGCAAAGCAGTTTTTCATAGGAATAGATGTTGGTAGTAGTGGAGTTCGTGTAGAGGTGTATGATGTTGAAGGAAATCTTATATCTGCTGGAAAAGCCAGTATAACCAAGCAAGATGTTGTTGAATGGATTAAGGCCATAGAAAATGCAACACCTTCTGTTGTGAAAAACTGTGTTGATTGTGAAAAGCACGTTTCCATAGATAGTACCTCAGGCACATTTGTAGCTATAGATAAGTATGGTAATGTTTTGTATGGTCCAGTTATGTACTATGAGAAGAGAAGTGATGTATTTGAGGAAATAAAAAATGTTGATGCTGTTAATGAGCTTGCTAAACATGGTGTTAGTGTTGATGCATCATCACCATTTGTTAAAATACTCTACATAAAGAAACATTTTGGTAAACTCTATGAAGGTATCTATAAATTTGTTCCCGCAGCAACCTGGCTTCTATACAAACTTTGCTATGATGAGGGAGAGCAGTGGGAGGACATTAAAACAGATTATACAAATGCTTTAAAGTTTGGTTTAGACATTTTATCTACACCACCAAAGTGGTTTGAGCTTCTGTTCAATTCTATAGGCATTGAACTAGAAAAGCTACCAGACCTAGCATCATCTGGAGAATTTATATGCAAGGCAAAAAGTCGCATGGCGCAAAACATTGGATTATACAATGCATTTGTTTACCAGGGTATGACAGATGGTAATGCAGCTGCACTGGCTGGTGGAGCTCTTGGAAAAGGAGATGTGAATATATATACAGGCTCTACAACAGTACCAAAAATTTCTGTTGATAAAATTGTTATGCATCCAGCCATATACTACCACATACATCCACTAGATGGATACTTAGCAGGATCTGCAACAGGTTTTACCGGTGCCTACCTCTCATGGTTTGCAGAAAAAGTTTTTGGATTTTCTGTAGAAGAGGCATTTAGATATATAGAAGTTGTTGAGGCTGGAACAGAGTATGTATTCTTTCCATATGGTGATAGAGGTCCATTCTACGACCCAAAATTAGCACCTGCATTTATAAATGTTGCTATGTATGATCAGCCTAGGGATATTGTTGTGGGTAGAATATTGAGAAGCATCGTACTTGGAATAACAATGCTGGAGAACATGTATCTAAACCTATTTCAAAACTTGTTCAACGTTAGAATAAGCGAGGTAAACCTAACTGGTGGTGCTGCTAAATCAAAGCTTTGGAATAGGATAAGAGCTTCTGTATATGGCCGAAGAGTTATTGTTCATGGTGATTTAATTGGTGTTGGAACAATTATACCAGTGCTCTACAGAAGCAAAATATACACAAATATTGGTGAAATTAAGCAGAGGTTTCTAAAACCAGTTGAGTTTATAGATCCTGATAAGGAGCTGACAAAAATCTATGAAAAATTCAAAGAGAAATTTGAGGAAATGTGGATGAGATTACGAGAAGTTTACAAAATATAACTTTTTAACATTGTTTCTTAGACGTGTTGAGAGATATAGTTTAGCAGTGCCGATATAAAGTATTTTGTTGATGTTGATGCATTAAATGGTAAAACTATTTTCGCTTCTTTCTTAGCATCCTCATCTGCATCACCAACAACTATGCCAATACCTACAGCCTTAATCATATCAACATCTGTAACACTGTCTCCAATGGCTATTGATTTGTTTAAATCAATATTTGTTTTATCAGCAATTATCTTTATAGCACTGCTTTTGCTGCAATATCGCGGATATATGTGCAAGACGTAGCCTGTGTACAGTGCGTATATATGTGGATATTTCTCCATTATGCTGCTCTCCAACTTTCTTGCCATGGCTGGGTTAGATTTGATGTGTTCTGGTACATGAAATGCCCTATCACAAAGTCTATACAAATTGCTTGTTGATCTCTTTAGGGAAAAGCTTTTTTCAATATCTTCAACTAGTGAATCAAGACTTTCTCTACATAGTTTGATAAGCTCTCTACCCACTTGAATAACACACCCATTTTCAGCTACAAATATTGGTGTTAAGCCCAAGTATCTTTGAAGTGTTAACACAGTTGGATATGCATTTCCAGAGACAAGACAAACCGGAATTCCATAAGCCATGACCTTTCTCAAAAGCTCTATAAGCTCCAAGTCCAGCACATAAGAACCTCTTTCAATAGTTAAAACACCATCTATATCAATGAATATAGCTGATGGCCTTGACCCTTTTAGATAATCAGAAATAGTTTTGATGATGTCAATACTCAATAGTAACACACCTAAGGTGTTCATATTCTGGGTTCAGAAAAATATTTAATTTCAAGCAAAAAATTTTGTGTTTTATATAGGTCTTACTGTTCCCCACTTCTCCAAGGCTCTTCTAAGCTCTTTATGATCTCTTGCATAATCCTCTAGTGGAATTCCCTTAGCAATTGCTTCAAGAGCTTGCCTAACTGCAGCTGCTCCTGCTCTTGGTCCATCTGGATGCCCTATTGTTCCACCTCCTATCTGCATTACACAGTCTTTGCCAAGAACCTTAACAACCTCTGGCAAAGTACCTGGGTGGAGACCACCAGATGACACTGGTACAGCTGGTTTTATTGATCCAAATTCTTGTTGTAGATGATAGAAGTCGTTTTCATCTGGTTTAAACGGGTTTTCTCTTAGCACCTTAGCATTTCTTATAACATCTATTGTTTTTGCTTCTAGCTTTCCAACTTCTGGTGTTCCTATGTGTAGCTGGTCAACACCTATTATTCTAAAGAGTTTTGCTAATGTGAACATCGATATTCCATGGTATGGGTTTCTAGTCATAGCTGCATGCATTGCTCTATGAGCATGTATTGCAAGTTTGTATTCCTCAGCAAGATCCCTTATATAGGTTAGAGAAGACCACCCTGCTACAACAACATCTACCATTATATATGGATTTCCATAGTCTGCTACAAGCTTCAATCTCTTCTCCATTTCCCTAACATCTGCTGTTATATTTGCAAACCAAACTTTTCTTTCCCCAGTCTCCTTCTCAACCTTATCAATAATCTTCATTATTGACTTGGCCCTTGCCTCAAACCTGCAATAGCTTGGACTTGCAAGATTCTCATCGTCTTTTATATAATCCATTCCACCAGATAGAATCTCATATGCAAGTTTCTCAACCTCATCAGCAGTATAGCCAACCTTTGGCTTTGGAACCGTGCCAACAATTGGCCTATCATAAACCTTGAAAATATCTCTAACTCCATGCAAACCCTTTACAGGGCCCTTGAAATATTTAATGAAGTCAAGAGGCATGTAGATATCTTCAACTCTAAGCCACTTAGCTCTTCTCATACCAAATATGTTTCCAGCGACACTCGCCAAGAACCCTGGCATATTGCCTTCTTCAAACAACTCAGCAGGATAGGCTATTCTAATAAGCCAAGAACCATCGCCAAGATCTTTGAAGAAGTAAGCCCTGCCCTTGAGCCTCTCCAACCTGTTTTGATCATACCAAACATAGAGCGTAGTCCACGTACCAGTACTACTCTCAGCAGCCACACCACCAGCAACATCCTCTATGGAAAAGCCCTCAGCAGGTGTCACCCTAAATGTTACAACAACATCCTTTTTGAAATCAGGTGAATAGTTTTTGTCAACCCACATATGATATGGCTCAAAATCAGCCTTTGACATGTGCATTCCCTGACAACATCCTGTGTTTACATGTTTATAAGTTTAGCTGAAAATAAAATTATTACTGAGTATACTAAGCAAACTGTAGCAATGTTTTCAAGATAATGAAATGTTTAAAGCATATACTATTGAGAAACTGTTTTTATTTGGTATCGCAGCTACATACTGCACAAGAGTCGTTATAGCTTCATTTAAATTCGACGCTTCCTATTATTAAGAACGATTCTTACACATTATTCATGTTATCTAAGATTTGCTAATTTAAGGTTGTAAACCTTTCTATGTAGAGTTCTATAAAATCATGATTATTACCATGGAAATATGTTTTTATGTGACGCCAAGAGAGGTTGAGCTATTTGTAAATCAATAAGCAGCTTATTAGTAAGGTTTGTGTTATAAGTGTTTTATTTATTGTTAAGCGTTCTTCTTTTAATCACCTGTTTAGCGATGACCATGGACAAAAGAACTACAAAAGATGCTTATGGGAATATCTACAAATGTTTTCATAAATGATGATAAAAGCTTTCTGAACATACATGAAATTAACAAAACTGTTATAATACATCCAAACACTATATACAAGAGAGTTGTTAGGTATAGTATAGCAATGCCTTGCATTTCTCAAGTTTCATTCTTCTAAGTTTCTTTAATTTAGATTCACAAAGAAGCTATGTCATTTCTGAAATGCTTATCTATAGCAATTCTTATAGCATCACCTTATATTTGCACTTCTAATTTGCCTTTATATGAAGAACCAATTTTGGTGAAAAACAATGGTGTCTGTACATGCTTTGTCTTTTGATGTGTGGAACACTCTACTTGATATAAACAAAATATTTAATCTAATATCGATAAAAATTGCAGAGCTTTCTAATGGTCTTAGCAGCGCCATGGTTATGAGCACTATTCTAAATGTTTATGAGAAGTGTAAAACGAGAAGAAGGCTTGGTGAAGTAGATGGATTCAACATTGTTATAGAGTCTCAAAACATTCTTGCTGAGGAGCTGGGTCTTGAAATTAGCACAATTTTAAAAGCAATTGCTGAAGCATTTGAAGAGGCAAATCCCAGAGAAATTATTTTTAGTGATGCCATAACTACTTTAGAGCTTTTGCATAGACTGGGGTTTAGGCTTGGAATAATTGGCAATACCGTTTTTTGGAGCAGCATATACACAATCAACTTGCTTAAAAGGCTTGGCATATACAATCTCTTTGAGGTGACCATATTCTCTGACGAAACAAGAATTAACAAACCTGATAGAAGAATTTTTCTCATGTTTTCAAAGAACATTGGTTTAGAGCCAAGTAAAATTGCTCACGTGGGTGACAGTGTTATTGAGGATGTTGGAGGGGCATTATCAGCAGGTATGAAAGCAATACACATAGATAGGAGAAGAGGAAAAAACAAAGTTATCTTAAGAGACATTGGATTAGCGTTAATTGGTGAATTGACACAAGTTATAGATGCTTTGGAAGAACTTTAACATATTTACAAAAATGGCTGCATATTCAATTGCATTCTTTGCTAAATTTTGCAGCAGGATTTTTGCCTGTGTTCATATACGCAAAATTTAAATTATAACAATGTTCCGGCTAATCTAGGTGAATACTTGTGGAGTATGTGTCTCTTGGGAAAACAAAAGAGAAGATTTCAAGAATAGGTTTGGGGGCGTGGCAATTTAGTGAAGCATGGGGGGTAACAGAGTATGAAAAAGCTAAAAGCGTTGTTGGAAAAGCTGTTGAGCTTGGAATAAACTTTTTCGATACTGCCATGGCATACGGTCTTGGCTTAAGCGAAAATATTTTGGGTAAGGCTTTGAAGGAAATTGGTGTTAAAAGAGATGATGTTTTCGTTACAACAAAGATAATACCAGACTTTCTAACCCCAGATGACATATTCAAATCTGTTGAGCATTCGATAAAGGTTCTAGGGCTTGGATACATAGATGGTCTTCTTATTCACTGGCCACCTGTTTGGCACAACTATCCAACTAGGATGTATGCAAAGTATTTGGAGAAGCTTGTTTTTATGGGCAAGGTGAGGTATCTTGGTCTAAGCAACTACCCTGTTGAACTTGTTGAGAGCTTTAGATCCAATCTCTCGAAAGTCGATGTGGAGATTTTCCAGCATAGATATAATCTTGTTGAGAGATGGGCAGAAGAAGAGATAATACCATATGCAGAAAAACACGGTATAACACTTCAGGCTTGGAGCCCAATAGCAAAAGGTGCTCTAACAGGAAAATACACACCAGATAACCTACCAAAATTCACAGACGTTAGAGCAAGAGAACCAGTATTCCATCCACAAAACTTTGAAAAAGTGTGGACACTTGTTCAACTACTCAAGAAAATAGGTGAAAAATATGGCAAAACACCAACACAAGTGGCACTAAACTGGCTTGTTATGTCAAGTCCTGTTGTTGTTCCAATACCAGGTGCTAAAAGCCCTGAACAAGTAACAGAACTTGCAGGCTCTGTTGACTGGAGACTTAGCTTTGAAGACTGGATTGCTATTGATGAACTTAGCAAAGCCATTAGATTAAGCTATTCTGTGTATTATTTATCGTATAGCCCAACATGATTATGACCTTATTTCAACATATGAAATATGACAGCAAAAAGATTGAAAATCAAATTTTATTTTCATTATATTGTACAATATCTAGCAATGCCATAGCTTTACATTGTTTAGAAAATTCTTTAAACACATAAATTTTACTTTCAATTCAAAATATTTTAATAAAAATTAAAATATTTAAAAAGATTGTGTTTAACTACATGCTAAACCATAGTATCCTGGTGCATGAAGTTGTGGATTAGTTGGGGATAGTTGTGCTGATAGCTTTAGAAGCTCTATTGGAGATATCTTGAAATAGTCTAGGGAAAGTGAGTATGTTGCGTTGCATGGCACAACTTTATATGTTGGTGTATTAATCACAGCTTTTTCAGGTAATTTCATCTGTCCTGTTACTAGGTAGTAGCCTGCCCAAACACCCCAATACCCCATTGTGTATGGATGTTGCTGAATGCTTAATGCTACTTGCCCTTTAGCTATGAGATTAACCCAGTCAGTTACTTGAGCATCAAATCCTAGTACATATACATCAACACCTGGAGCTATCTTGTTGTCATTTAGTGCTTGGACAATAGCCATAGCTTGTAACAAGTTAGTGGCAAAATATGCTGTTACACCTTTGCCGTACTTTGGTACAATAGTGCTTGCCTTGGCATAGCACTCAGGCAGCAAATCAGGATCCACTTGCACCTCTTCTAGAACTTGAACATCTCCACGATCTATATATGGCTTTAAAGCGTCCATAAATCCTTCATATCTTAAATAAGATGTTGGAATTCCAGGTAAACCACGGAATATTATTATCTTCCATGGCTTTGGAATGCCCTTGGCTTCTAACCATTTCAAGAATGCTTCTGCCTCTATCCTTGCAGCCCATCTATTGTCTGTTCCAAGATAAAGATCTCTTGCAGTTTGATCAGGAAAGTCTCTATCAACAAGTATAACCTTTGTACCCGCTTGCCTAAGTTGCTTAACAACATCTTGTAAAGCATCAGATACTGGACCTACAACAGCCACATCAGGCTTTAAAGCAAGTGCTTGCTGAACCTGTGAAATCTGAGTATCTAATGATGTAGCATCAAATCGTCTATAATCAACATCAATTCCAAGTGCTTTTAAATCACTTACTGCGTCTTCAACACCCTTAGCTAGGATATCCCACCATGGATTTGCAGGAGCTGGATCAAAGAAGAATACAGTAATCTTCTTTTTAACTGGAACAGCTGCTTGTGTTTGTGTAATTGTTTGCAGTACGGTTTGCAATACTGTTTGTGTTAATGTTCTCTCTACTGTTACAGTTGTAACTTTCTCAATAGGAGGTCTACTTGCAAAATATCCAACCAATCCAGCTAAAATAACTATTATAACTATTGCTGCATACAGCCATGGTGTTGTTGTTTTAGGTGTAGACATTACACTTACCCTTATATATTCTTCTCAGTTTTAGTATTTAAGCTTTTTTGATTTGGTTCCTCTAATCAAAGGTTTAAAATTTATAAACACAGTTTAACTTTATTGCATCATTGGGCTAAACTATGAGCAGTTCACAAGCAATATTAGCAAAGAACATAACAAAGACATTCCCTGGTGTTATAGCATTAAATAATGTATCTTTTGATGTTAATTATGGTGAAATTCATGGTTTATTAGGGCAAAATGGTGCTGGCAAATCAACTCTTTTAAAAATATTGTATGGAGTTTATAAACCAGATAGGGGAGAGGTATATATTAACGGTATTAAAACCCACATAAAATCACCTAGAGATGCTCGTAAACATGGTATTGTTTTAGTACACCAAGAAATAACAGTAATGCCTCATCTTTCAGTACTTGAAAACATATCCTTGCTTGGATTCACATGGAACAATTTAGCAACAAAATTTGATTGGAAGGAATTCAAAAAATATGTTGAGAATTTACTTAGTAATCTTGGAATAGAACTAGATCTTAAGACAAAAGTACGTGATTTAAGTGCTGCTGAGAGAATGATTATTCAAGTAATTTCCGCACTAAGTATTAATGCAAAAGTTCTTTTACTTGATGAGCCTACAAGCCCTCTTTCTTTACATGAAATAGAGAAACTTTTCATGGTTTTAAATCAGTTAAAGAAACAAGGTATTGCAATGGTTTTTGTAACTCATAGAGTAAATGAAGCCATGGAGTTATGTGATAGAATAACTATTCTTAGAAATGGTGAGAAAATAGCCACTGTTAAGACAACTGATGTAAATACTCATGAACTTATAAAACTCATGTTAGGACGAGAACCAGAAGAGCTTTACAAATTTAGAACAGAGAAGGATACAAAGGTTCTTATTGAAAAATTTAGTAAAACTACACCGTTAATAGAATTGGTTAACATATATACCCAACCATCTTCTCCAAGTGAAATACCATTAAAAAATGTAAATTTAAGAGTTTATCAAGGGGAGGTGGTAGCAATATTTGGGTTTGTTGGTGCTGGAAAAACAGAATTGGGAAAAGCAATTGTTGGTGCAACAAAAATTCTTTCTGGAGAGGTTAAGTATATGGGGAGAAAGATAAAAATTAAGAGTCCTACTGAAGCTGTAAAGTATGGAATATTTTATCTACCTGAAGATAGAAGAACAGAAGGACTTATACCTCATTTCACAGTTGCTTCAAATATGACTATATCATCTCTATATTACTTCACCAAAGCCAAGATATGGCTAAATTTGGATAAGGAAGTCTTAATGAGTAGTGACATGATTAAAAAACTAAGTATTGTAACCCCTTCACCATATGCTAATATACAACAACTAAGTGGTGGTAATCAGCAAAAAGTTTTGGTTGCACGTGCTATGTTAAGTAATGCAAAGCTTGTAATATTTGATGAGCCAACAATTGGCATAGATATTGGGGCCAAAGCAGAAATAAGAAGACTTATATATAGATATTCAAGGGATCGGGGAGTATCATCAATCATTTTAACAAGTGATGTCGATGAGGCATTAGGTATTGCGGATAGAATATATGTTATGAGAGATGGTAGCATAGTTAAGGAATACATAAATGAAAATCTTGATAGAGATGATATACTCAAAATCTTGGCTTAAAAAGCCAGGAATAACCTAAACCAGTAGTGATGTGGTGCTTATGAAAAAAACCAAGAAGGCATTTACTGCAAACGCAAGTATTGTTAATAGCTTTTGGAAATGGTTCAAAGGTGTTTACTTTACCTATGAGCTTTCAAGAGCGGTTGTACCACTTATATTATTGATCATAGTATCAATAGCATTAGCACCTGGATATTTTCTAAAACCCATAAACATTAAGGTAATACTAATGCAGTTAACGCCACTTACTCTAATAGCAACAGGTGAAATGCTTATAATTCTAATGGGCAGTATTGATTTGAGTCCTGGCTCAGCATTAGCGGCTACAGCAATGCTTTCAGCATTAGTAATACGTCGCTATGGAAGTTTAGAACTGGCAATTCTAGTCGCAATAGCTCTTGGAACTATGATTGGAGCTATAAATGGATTATTAGTTTCAAAGTTCAAGATATATTCGTTTGTGGCAACACTAGCAGCTTTAGTTATTTGGAGATCATTTGTTATAGTAATATCGGGTGGCAAACTGATATATGGTCTTACAGCATATAATGTGTTTGTACAAGATTTTGGAACTTATATACCATTGGGGTTTGTGATAACAC of the Ignisphaera cupida genome contains:
- a CDS encoding sugar ABC transporter ATP-binding protein, which encodes MSSSQAILAKNITKTFPGVIALNNVSFDVNYGEIHGLLGQNGAGKSTLLKILYGVYKPDRGEVYINGIKTHIKSPRDARKHGIVLVHQEITVMPHLSVLENISLLGFTWNNLATKFDWKEFKKYVENLLSNLGIELDLKTKVRDLSAAERMIIQVISALSINAKVLLLDEPTSPLSLHEIEKLFMVLNQLKKQGIAMVFVTHRVNEAMELCDRITILRNGEKIATVKTTDVNTHELIKLMLGREPEELYKFRTEKDTKVLIEKFSKTTPLIELVNIYTQPSSPSEIPLKNVNLRVYQGEVVAIFGFVGAGKTELGKAIVGATKILSGEVKYMGRKIKIKSPTEAVKYGIFYLPEDRRTEGLIPHFTVASNMTISSLYYFTKAKIWLNLDKEVLMSSDMIKKLSIVTPSPYANIQQLSGGNQQKVLVARAMLSNAKLVIFDEPTIGIDIGAKAEIRRLIYRYSRDRGVSSIILTSDVDEALGIADRIYVMRDGSIVKEYINENLDRDDILKILA
- a CDS encoding aldo/keto reductase, with product MEYVSLGKTKEKISRIGLGAWQFSEAWGVTEYEKAKSVVGKAVELGINFFDTAMAYGLGLSENILGKALKEIGVKRDDVFVTTKIIPDFLTPDDIFKSVEHSIKVLGLGYIDGLLIHWPPVWHNYPTRMYAKYLEKLVFMGKVRYLGLSNYPVELVESFRSNLSKVDVEIFQHRYNLVERWAEEEIIPYAEKHGITLQAWSPIAKGALTGKYTPDNLPKFTDVRAREPVFHPQNFEKVWTLVQLLKKIGEKYGKTPTQVALNWLVMSSPVVVPIPGAKSPEQVTELAGSVDWRLSFEDWIAIDELSKAIRLSYSVYYLSYSPT
- a CDS encoding sugar ABC transporter substrate-binding protein yields the protein MSTPKTTTPWLYAAIVIIVILAGLVGYFASRPPIEKVTTVTVERTLTQTVLQTVLQTITQTQAAVPVKKKITVFFFDPAPANPWWDILAKGVEDAVSDLKALGIDVDYRRFDATSLDTQISQVQQALALKPDVAVVGPVSDALQDVVKQLRQAGTKVILVDRDFPDQTARDLYLGTDNRWAARIEAEAFLKWLEAKGIPKPWKIIIFRGLPGIPTSYLRYEGFMDALKPYIDRGDVQVLEEVQVDPDLLPECYAKASTIVPKYGKGVTAYFATNLLQAMAIVQALNDNKIAPGVDVYVLGFDAQVTDWVNLIAKGQVALSIQQHPYTMGYWGVWAGYYLVTGQMKLPEKAVINTPTYKVVPCNATYSLSLDYFKISPIELLKLSAQLSPTNPQLHAPGYYGLACS
- a CDS encoding HAD family hydrolase produces the protein MVSVHALSFDVWNTLLDINKIFNLISIKIAELSNGLSSAMVMSTILNVYEKCKTRRRLGEVDGFNIVIESQNILAEELGLEISTILKAIAEAFEEANPREIIFSDAITTLELLHRLGFRLGIIGNTVFWSSIYTINLLKRLGIYNLFEVTIFSDETRINKPDRRIFLMFSKNIGLEPSKIAHVGDSVIEDVGGALSAGMKAIHIDRRRGKNKVILRDIGLALIGELTQVIDALEEL
- the rbcL gene encoding type III ribulose-bisphosphate carboxylase gives rise to the protein MSKADFEPYHMWVDKNYSPDFKKDVVVTFRVTPAEGFSIEDVAGGVAAESSTGTWTTLYVWYDQNRLERLKGRAYFFKDLGDGSWLIRIAYPAELFEEGNMPGFLASVAGNIFGMRRAKWLRVEDIYMPLDFIKYFKGPVKGLHGVRDIFKVYDRPIVGTVPKPKVGYTADEVEKLAYEILSGGMDYIKDDENLASPSYCRFEARAKSIMKIIDKVEKETGERKVWFANITADVREMEKRLKLVADYGNPYIMVDVVVAGWSSLTYIRDLAEEYKLAIHAHRAMHAAMTRNPYHGISMFTLAKLFRIIGVDQLHIGTPEVGKLEAKTIDVIRNAKVLRENPFKPDENDFYHLQQEFGSIKPAVPVSSGGLHPGTLPEVVKVLGKDCVMQIGGGTIGHPDGPRAGAAAVRQALEAIAKGIPLEDYARDHKELRRALEKWGTVRPI